In Alteromonas mediterranea DE, a single genomic region encodes these proteins:
- a CDS encoding E22 family MetX-like putative esterase, with product MNRKPKQEFVFHCLIDVSRRVTGGRLRPLFNANYRMLPTKKRNARINIRSNKVIGLIASLLLVFNSQVFAETKTSSASLTENTSSNGSSDSVVSGTSNAPPMIVEKQVFEMPQYTTFGGRNIKSVKVGWEAYGKLNAAKTNVILITHYFSGSSHAAGKYHINDASPGYWDSVIGPGKAIDTERFYVISVDTLANLNAYDPHVITTGPASINHDTGKPYGLDFPVVTIRDFVNVQKALLESLGIRKLYAVVGPSMGSMQAIEWASAYPDWVERMISVIGAGQSDAWTTAALEHWATPIKLDRNWSKGNYTQEHAPLDGLVGSLMLITQNALTPAFFNEHGSMLGFKNVESGPLSNIHQSHSIVNWLRERAQSRAKTMDANHLLYLVRACQLFVAGHQDNMKQGLSAIKAKTLFIPAQTDLLLMPYLSQSAHHGLTSLGNNSSLTTLDGKLGHLEGVANISAQALAIQQFLENDKAAMQ from the coding sequence ATGAACAGAAAACCCAAGCAGGAATTTGTATTTCATTGCTTAATAGACGTAAGCAGAAGAGTAACCGGTGGGCGCTTGCGCCCCTTGTTTAACGCGAATTACCGTATGTTACCAACTAAAAAGCGGAACGCGCGTATTAACATTCGTTCTAATAAAGTGATAGGCCTAATCGCCTCCCTTTTACTCGTATTTAATAGCCAAGTATTCGCTGAAACAAAGACAAGTTCCGCTTCCCTTACTGAAAACACTTCGAGCAACGGGTCATCAGACTCTGTTGTTTCAGGTACGTCAAACGCCCCGCCCATGATTGTGGAAAAGCAGGTATTTGAGATGCCTCAATATACGACGTTCGGTGGTAGAAACATTAAAAGCGTAAAAGTAGGCTGGGAGGCATACGGAAAGTTAAACGCTGCAAAGACCAACGTTATTCTTATTACCCATTACTTTTCAGGCTCCTCTCATGCGGCAGGGAAATATCACATCAACGATGCTTCTCCCGGCTATTGGGATAGCGTAATAGGGCCAGGAAAGGCCATTGACACCGAGCGCTTTTACGTCATTAGTGTAGATACGCTGGCTAATTTAAATGCTTACGACCCTCATGTAATCACTACCGGCCCGGCGTCAATTAACCATGACACTGGAAAACCCTATGGATTAGATTTCCCTGTAGTGACAATACGAGACTTCGTAAATGTACAAAAAGCCCTGCTTGAAAGCTTAGGCATTCGCAAACTCTACGCGGTTGTTGGGCCTTCGATGGGGTCGATGCAGGCTATCGAGTGGGCTAGTGCCTACCCTGACTGGGTGGAACGCATGATTTCTGTTATCGGCGCAGGTCAAAGTGATGCGTGGACTACCGCAGCTCTTGAACACTGGGCTACGCCTATTAAATTGGACAGAAATTGGAGTAAAGGCAATTACACACAAGAGCATGCACCGCTTGACGGCTTGGTGGGATCCCTAATGTTAATTACCCAAAATGCCCTTACCCCTGCTTTTTTCAACGAACACGGCAGCATGCTAGGATTTAAAAATGTTGAGTCTGGGCCGCTTAGCAATATCCACCAATCTCATAGTATTGTGAATTGGCTGCGCGAGCGGGCACAATCAAGAGCGAAAACCATGGACGCCAACCACCTTCTATATTTGGTGCGCGCTTGCCAGCTTTTTGTTGCAGGCCATCAAGACAACATGAAGCAAGGGCTTTCAGCTATAAAGGCTAAAACCCTGTTTATACCCGCCCAAACTGATTTGCTTCTTATGCCTTATTTATCGCAAAGTGCACACCATGGCTTAACCTCTTTGGGTAACAACAGCAGCTTAACAACCTTAGACGGTAAATTAGGACACTTAGAAGGGGTGGCCAATATTTCAGCCCAGGCCCTCGCAATTCAACAATTTTTAGAAAATGATAAGGCAGCAATGCAATGA
- a CDS encoding GntP family permease, producing MLSMIGLVGGLLLLIVLTIRGMNLFIAAPLCALVVALTNNIGVFTGDVNFVETYMGGFSGFIASWFFMFLLGALFGKFMEDTGAADAVSRWIITKIGYKRAVLAVVLACAILTYGGVSVFVVAFSVYPMAVSLFKDANLPRRFIPAAMAFGSVTFTMTSAGSPEIQNWIPIKYLGTSPFAAWEVSLIVAIFMACFGYWWLAKMIRKAVNNGEVFESRASDPQVRERELPHPLTGIVPLVVVLVISFLFHEELAQLALILALGGGVLCLLAINFKYFHSLPVAINAGTTGALIAIGNTAAVVGFGSIAKNTEAFQTTVALMTQIPGNELIGAAIAISVIAGLTGSASGGQAIALPLVAPHYLDQGVEPDQLHRIVSISSGALDSLPHNGYVVTTIRAICNETHQAAYWAVGALTVVVPVIGLAMAIGLFSLI from the coding sequence ATGTTAAGTATGATTGGCTTGGTAGGGGGGCTGTTGTTGCTTATTGTGTTAACAATACGCGGAATGAACCTCTTTATTGCTGCACCACTGTGTGCGCTAGTGGTAGCTCTTACCAATAACATTGGCGTGTTCACAGGCGATGTGAACTTTGTTGAAACCTATATGGGCGGCTTTTCAGGCTTTATCGCTTCTTGGTTTTTTATGTTTTTACTTGGCGCGTTATTCGGTAAATTCATGGAAGACACCGGAGCTGCTGACGCCGTCTCTCGTTGGATCATTACAAAAATTGGCTACAAACGTGCTGTGCTAGCGGTAGTGCTGGCTTGCGCCATTTTAACCTATGGCGGTGTTAGCGTATTTGTCGTGGCGTTTTCGGTTTACCCTATGGCGGTAAGCTTGTTTAAAGATGCTAATTTACCGCGAAGGTTTATCCCTGCCGCTATGGCCTTTGGTTCAGTAACCTTTACCATGACCTCTGCAGGTTCACCTGAAATCCAAAACTGGATCCCCATTAAGTATTTAGGTACATCGCCTTTCGCGGCTTGGGAGGTCAGCCTGATCGTTGCGATATTTATGGCGTGTTTTGGCTACTGGTGGCTGGCTAAAATGATTAGAAAAGCCGTGAACAATGGTGAGGTTTTTGAATCAAGAGCCAGCGACCCACAAGTACGTGAACGGGAATTACCCCACCCGCTCACCGGTATTGTGCCGTTAGTGGTGGTGCTAGTCATTTCATTTTTATTCCATGAAGAGCTTGCTCAACTGGCACTTATCCTTGCGTTAGGCGGCGGCGTGCTGTGTTTGTTGGCAATAAACTTCAAGTACTTTCATAGCTTGCCTGTTGCTATCAATGCGGGTACGACAGGGGCATTAATTGCCATAGGTAACACCGCTGCCGTTGTGGGTTTTGGTTCGATTGCTAAAAACACCGAAGCGTTTCAAACGACCGTTGCGCTTATGACCCAAATTCCCGGTAACGAACTGATTGGTGCCGCCATTGCCATAAGCGTTATTGCGGGGTTAACCGGCAGCGCCTCCGGCGGACAAGCCATCGCCCTTCCCTTAGTAGCGCCCCACTATTTAGACCAAGGCGTAGAGCCCGACCAGCTGCACAGAATCGTGTCAATATCATCAGGTGCATTGGACTCTCTACCCCACAACGGTTATGTGGTAACAACCATTCGCGCTATTTGTAACGAAACCCATCAGGCGGCGTACTGGGCAGTGGGTGCGCTAACCGTAGTGGTGCCGGTCATTGGTCTTGCCATGGCCATTGGCCTATTTAGCCTAATATAA
- a CDS encoding TonB-dependent receptor, which translates to MSKSAHTNSLVSPYQPYSATVTTEEQKRPSVKHPMRSLCALAVASVLSSAPVFAQDSQTNTDAEEQKGKLERIEVTARKTVESLQETPVAITSIGAVELGEKGISVLTEVQQFSPNTTLQTSRGTNSTLTAFIRGLGQQDPLWGYEPGVGIYVDDVYIARPQGAVLDLLDVQRIEVLRGPQGTLYGKNTIGGAVKYVTKEMTGDTQMNVEATVGSYSQRDIKVTGQIPLIEDTVYLGVGYANLNRDGFGEYLVSALPNQDKENYNKDLWAARVTLEVHPSEDLFFRIGWDKTEDTSNAKGGYRLIPSILTDAPVPDSVFDSYTSLPTWNKVELEGYNWLARYQVNDNLELKYIGSHRESYSPTNIDFDNTPLPIFDVPAEYDDSNDTHELQANYMGDTFSVVSGLYFYDGESCGNFDAILGVLGQVLGATGLTREVTGCNNSESWAAYAQMNYDISDKVSLSLGARYTDEEKSAFVNNDLVYANVYPSTDWIDGYVRPDGQLVPQVLGTDTDGDDILDAPAVESWSRFTPRVGVEYQMNRDTMFFASYSQGFKSGTFNPRAQTNEPGVEPEVVDSFEVGVKSDLSDALRMNLTLFSYDHKDRQYIGIEGDLSDPTALDQRLRNAAETAAKGAELEMTWVATDNLQFDVAYGYIDFEIKKNNAIPPLIGLASTPENTFNLNANYLLETTFGDITFNANYYYRDDYLIFETSDLIQQDAYGMVNLSARWESVEGDWYAGLHVKNLTDEEYLVGGYDFVTQDDDGNFGPGLGGDTTLIGYYGDPRTVHLTVGYRF; encoded by the coding sequence ATGTCTAAATCAGCACACACAAATAGCTTGGTATCACCCTACCAACCATATTCAGCCACTGTTACAACAGAAGAACAAAAAAGACCTTCAGTAAAACACCCCATGCGCAGTTTATGCGCCCTCGCGGTGGCAAGTGTACTAAGCTCAGCGCCGGTATTTGCTCAGGATAGCCAAACTAATACCGACGCCGAAGAGCAAAAAGGAAAGCTAGAACGCATTGAAGTTACCGCACGAAAAACTGTAGAGTCGCTGCAGGAGACGCCGGTAGCCATTACGTCTATTGGTGCGGTTGAACTTGGCGAAAAAGGCATTAGCGTGCTGACTGAAGTGCAGCAGTTCTCCCCCAACACTACGCTACAAACGAGCCGTGGTACTAACTCAACGCTTACGGCATTTATTCGTGGGTTAGGTCAGCAAGACCCGCTGTGGGGCTACGAGCCAGGCGTAGGTATTTATGTTGATGATGTCTACATTGCGCGCCCCCAAGGTGCGGTACTTGATCTTTTGGATGTGCAACGCATTGAGGTTTTGCGCGGCCCACAGGGCACGCTGTACGGCAAAAATACCATCGGTGGAGCGGTAAAATATGTAACTAAAGAAATGACCGGCGATACGCAAATGAACGTTGAAGCTACGGTAGGTAGCTACAGTCAGCGGGATATTAAAGTGACCGGACAAATACCATTGATTGAAGACACGGTGTATCTAGGCGTGGGTTATGCCAACCTAAACCGCGACGGCTTTGGCGAATATCTGGTAAGCGCGTTGCCCAATCAAGACAAAGAAAACTATAACAAAGACCTTTGGGCAGCCCGTGTAACGCTTGAGGTGCACCCAAGTGAAGATTTATTCTTCCGCATTGGCTGGGATAAAACCGAAGATACGTCAAATGCGAAAGGGGGCTATCGCTTAATTCCAAGTATTTTAACGGATGCGCCTGTGCCTGATTCAGTCTTCGATTCTTACACCAGCTTACCTACGTGGAATAAAGTCGAGCTAGAAGGCTATAACTGGCTGGCGCGATACCAAGTGAATGATAATTTAGAGCTTAAATATATTGGTTCGCACAGAGAGAGTTATTCACCAACCAATATTGACTTTGACAATACGCCGTTGCCCATATTTGACGTTCCTGCAGAATACGACGACAGTAATGATACCCATGAGCTTCAAGCAAACTATATGGGTGATACTTTTAGCGTTGTTTCGGGATTGTACTTTTACGACGGTGAAAGCTGCGGAAACTTCGATGCGATTTTAGGTGTGCTAGGGCAAGTGTTAGGAGCCACCGGCTTGACCCGTGAAGTTACCGGCTGCAATAACTCAGAAAGCTGGGCTGCGTATGCGCAAATGAACTATGACATTAGCGATAAAGTATCTTTGTCGTTAGGTGCACGCTATACCGATGAAGAAAAGTCGGCGTTTGTGAACAACGATTTGGTGTATGCGAATGTTTACCCGTCAACTGACTGGATTGATGGCTATGTAAGGCCCGATGGGCAACTTGTTCCCCAAGTGCTCGGGACAGACACCGATGGTGACGATATTCTAGATGCGCCAGCAGTAGAGAGTTGGTCTCGCTTTACCCCGCGAGTGGGTGTGGAATATCAAATGAACCGCGATACCATGTTCTTCGCTAGCTATTCACAAGGCTTCAAATCAGGCACCTTTAACCCTCGAGCTCAAACCAATGAGCCTGGTGTAGAACCTGAAGTTGTAGATAGCTTCGAAGTGGGTGTAAAAAGCGATTTAAGCGACGCGCTTCGCATGAATCTAACGCTATTTTCTTACGACCATAAAGACCGTCAATATATCGGTATAGAAGGTGATTTATCTGACCCAACGGCCCTTGACCAGCGCTTGCGCAACGCAGCAGAAACCGCAGCGAAAGGCGCTGAGCTTGAGATGACGTGGGTAGCAACCGATAACCTGCAGTTTGATGTGGCCTACGGCTATATCGACTTCGAGATTAAGAAAAATAATGCTATCCCACCACTCATTGGCTTAGCAAGTACGCCAGAAAACACGTTCAACTTAAACGCCAATTACCTGCTGGAAACCACTTTTGGCGACATTACGTTTAACGCCAACTATTACTATCGCGATGATTACCTTATCTTTGAAACCAGCGATCTTATTCAACAAGATGCTTACGGTATGGTGAATTTAAGCGCGCGCTGGGAAAGCGTTGAAGGCGACTGGTATGCTGGACTACACGTCAAAAACCTGACCGATGAAGAGTATCTGGTTGGTGGTTATGACTTTGTCACGCAAGACGATGATGGTAACTTTGGTCCGGGCCTTGGTGGCGATACTACACTTATCGGTTATTACGGTGACCCACGTACAGTTCACCTTACGGTAGGTTATCGATTCTAA
- a CDS encoding response regulator transcription factor: MSVKILIADDHPLFRAAMCHALTSVEHLELVETSTFPDTLSYLEDFQDIDLLFLDLTMPGNEGLNGLAQVHALYPDVLVIVITAQEEADVMAKSFALGASGFIPKSASVECIIDAVNTVLDGETWIPPTVQVPSDSQQNSAASNASSVSDQGDFTARLKQLTPHQLKVLRMVSDGLLNKQIAYELAISESTVKQHVSAVLRKLGVINRTKAGIAFKNAMHLN; this comes from the coding sequence ATGTCCGTAAAAATTTTGATTGCTGACGATCATCCTTTGTTCAGGGCTGCTATGTGTCATGCACTAACCAGCGTGGAGCACCTCGAGCTTGTAGAAACATCCACATTCCCCGATACCCTTTCTTATCTTGAAGACTTTCAAGACATAGACCTGCTTTTCTTAGATCTTACCATGCCAGGCAATGAAGGGTTAAATGGCCTTGCACAAGTACATGCGCTATACCCTGATGTGCTTGTAATCGTCATTACCGCACAAGAAGAGGCAGACGTCATGGCAAAGTCTTTTGCATTAGGTGCAAGTGGTTTTATACCTAAATCGGCCTCGGTTGAGTGTATTATTGATGCAGTAAATACCGTATTGGATGGGGAAACTTGGATACCCCCAACAGTTCAGGTGCCTTCGGATTCGCAACAAAACTCTGCTGCCTCTAATGCGAGTAGTGTATCCGACCAAGGTGATTTCACCGCTAGGTTGAAACAACTCACACCTCATCAACTTAAAGTGTTAAGAATGGTGTCAGATGGCTTGCTCAACAAGCAGATTGCTTACGAACTGGCTATTTCCGAATCTACCGTTAAACAACATGTGTCAGCCGTATTAAGAAAACTTGGTGTTATCAACAGAACCAAGGCGGGTATTGCGTTCAAAAATGCAATGCACTTAAATTAG
- a CDS encoding response regulator gives MENKRFLLVENDEQVANAMCALLADWGANTTLITSGTEAHNVSHQHFDVLIADYHLNYGENGFDVAAILSEENVSFALKILVTANRSNEIREKAAASQFSYLPKPLKPAALKRLLKQTLPHHH, from the coding sequence TTGGAAAACAAACGTTTCCTATTGGTAGAAAACGATGAGCAAGTCGCGAATGCAATGTGTGCTCTCCTTGCCGATTGGGGAGCAAATACAACCCTAATCACCAGTGGCACCGAGGCCCATAATGTTTCCCACCAGCACTTTGACGTACTTATTGCTGACTACCACTTAAACTATGGAGAAAACGGCTTTGATGTAGCGGCGATATTATCTGAAGAAAACGTGAGTTTCGCATTGAAGATATTGGTCACCGCTAATAGAAGCAACGAAATAAGAGAGAAAGCAGCAGCATCGCAATTTAGCTACCTACCTAAGCCTTTAAAGCCAGCGGCGCTAAAGCGCCTGCTTAAACAAACATTACCTCATCACCATTGA
- a CDS encoding IS3 family transposase (programmed frameshift) → MRHYPEEHKKAVVSKLIESGLSLRQFAQREGISLSTLYGWRDKYTEADFSLTKSNTPENWTAEQKFSAVIETAAMSEVEVSEYCRKKGLFPEQIQQWKHSCISGNQSEADKRKQQAQERKADKKRIKELERELKRKDAALAETAALLVLRKKLNGLLGGRRGQLTTFSDRQYYISLIDEAVSAGARKHKACGIIGLSLRTLQRWRDADGICADKRPEASRPTPANKLTEIEQQAILDICNEERFASLPPSQIVPMLADEGVYLGSESSFYRILKANNQLSHRGKAKPKGTQAKPDGFTATGPCEVWTWDISYCPSTVIGRFFYLYMIMDIFSRKVVGWEVYDCESGDHAANLLERTLWSEKCVNDEIILHSDNGSPMKSLTMQAKMIEMGVIGSRSRPGVSNDNPYSESLFRTVKYCHRWPSEGFKSLEEARAWVRDFVRWYNTEHRHSRIRFVTPEQRHKGEDQQILAKRTELYAEAKVRNPSRWSGETRNWDKIGSVELNPENKKEAA, encoded by the exons GTGAGACATTATCCAGAAGAACATAAAAAGGCAGTGGTTAGTAAGTTGATTGAAAGCGGTTTATCATTACGCCAGTTTGCGCAAAGAGAAGGTATTAGCCTGTCTACGTTGTATGGTTGGCGGGACAAGTATACAGAGGCCGATTTCAGTTTGACTAAAAGTAATACGCCAGAGAATTGGACCGCAGAGCAGAAGTTTTCTGCGGTGATAGAGACTGCTGCCATGTCGGAAGTTGAGGTAAGTGAATACTGCCGGAAAAAGGGCCTTTTCCCGGAGCAAATCCAGCAATGGAAACATAGCTGTATCTCCGGTAATCAATCCGAGGCGGATAAGCGTAAACAGCAGGCCCAGGAACGTAAAGCGGATAAGAAACGCATTAAAGAGCTGGAAAGAGAGTTAAAACGCAAAGACGCAGCGTTAGCCGAAACTGCTGCGCTTCTGGTGCTTAGAAAAAAGTTAAATG GCCTACTGGGGGGAAGACGAGGACAACTAACCACGTTCTCAGATAGGCAATACTATATTTCACTGATTGATGAAGCCGTTAGTGCGGGGGCCAGAAAGCACAAAGCCTGTGGCATCATCGGCTTATCCCTGCGCACGTTACAACGATGGCGGGACGCGGATGGAATTTGTGCAGATAAGCGCCCGGAGGCGAGCAGGCCGACGCCTGCAAATAAGCTAACTGAGATAGAACAACAAGCCATTTTGGATATCTGCAATGAAGAGCGGTTTGCCAGTCTGCCGCCCAGTCAGATTGTGCCCATGTTGGCCGATGAGGGAGTTTATCTGGGTTCGGAATCCAGCTTTTACCGTATATTGAAAGCCAATAATCAGCTTAGCCACAGAGGCAAAGCAAAACCCAAAGGTACACAGGCAAAACCTGATGGATTTACGGCTACGGGACCCTGTGAAGTGTGGACCTGGGATATATCGTACTGCCCCTCTACGGTCATTGGTCGGTTCTTTTATCTGTACATGATAATGGATATTTTTAGCCGTAAAGTTGTGGGATGGGAAGTGTATGATTGCGAGTCTGGTGATCATGCCGCTAACCTCTTGGAACGCACGCTATGGTCTGAGAAATGCGTGAATGACGAGATAATCTTACATTCTGATAATGGCAGTCCGATGAAGAGCCTGACCATGCAAGCTAAGATGATTGAAATGGGCGTTATCGGCTCACGTAGCCGTCCCGGTGTCAGTAATGACAACCCTTACTCAGAATCTCTGTTCCGCACAGTCAAATACTGCCATAGATGGCCGAGTGAAGGCTTTAAGTCGCTGGAGGAAGCGCGAGCCTGGGTGCGAGATTTTGTCCGCTGGTATAACACCGAACATCGCCATAGCCGCATAAGATTCGTTACCCCAGAGCAGCGACACAAAGGTGAAGACCAACAGATACTGGCAAAGCGCACTGAGTTATATGCCGAGGCAAAAGTGAGAAATCCAAGTCGTTGGTCTGGTGAAACCAGAAACTGGGATAAGATCGGAAGCGTAGAGCTAAATCCGGAGAATAAAAAAGAAGCAGCTTAA